One window from the genome of Fulvivirga lutea encodes:
- a CDS encoding SixA phosphatase family protein, translating to MKTLYLVRHAKSSWDYPELTDFERPLNKRGERDSPEMGKRLRKKGILPDLLLSSPANRALTTCKNIAQEIGYPKKKIATDRSIYHAGENTLLKVVQNVSDEHQSLMLFGHNPGFTDFANELANTDIYNIPTCGVFACSFEVKKWSEISFGYGQLLFYDYPKNI from the coding sequence ATGAAAACACTCTATTTAGTCCGACATGCAAAGTCTAGCTGGGATTACCCTGAGCTTACAGATTTTGAACGCCCATTGAATAAACGCGGAGAAAGAGATTCCCCAGAAATGGGCAAAAGGTTGAGAAAAAAAGGCATACTTCCGGATTTACTTCTCTCAAGTCCGGCAAACCGCGCATTGACTACTTGTAAAAACATTGCGCAAGAAATTGGTTACCCGAAGAAGAAAATAGCTACTGATAGATCAATTTATCATGCTGGTGAAAACACGCTACTAAAGGTAGTTCAAAATGTTTCAGATGAACACCAGTCTTTAATGCTATTTGGGCATAACCCGGGTTTTACTGACTTTGCGAACGAATTAGCTAATACAGATATTTACAATATCCCTACTTGTGGGGTATTTGCCTGTAGTTTCGAGGTAAAAAAGTGGTCAGAAATTAGTTTTGGCTATGGCCAATTACTGTTTTATGATTATCCAAAGAATATATAA
- a CDS encoding trypsin-like peptidase domain-containing protein: MNSRSLFIIVLASSMIGAMLSAAIVLTYVQNNQSYNYSSISNRQDQLVSNVSYSDTAFAIPQGLNFVSAANKVTQSVVHIRSVYSGGASSFNALEGFFRGPAQSSGSGVILTDDGFIVTNNHVIDDASEIEVVLQDNRSYFGKLVGKDPTTDLALIKIEETNLPYLSYGNSDNIKTGEWVLAVGNPFDLNSTVTAGIVSAKARNIGILRDRNNLQIESFIQTDAAVNPGNSGGALVNLKGELVGINTAIATPNGSYAGYSFAVPVTLVKKVMDDLLEYGEVQRGLLGIRIGDVTARLAEARGLDVVNGVFVSYVNENSSAEEAGIEQGDVIVGINEMEVTNVSELQELVARNRPGDEVKVTYIRGGERKSVKAILRNTSGTTDLISKTYNPELGGAVFEELNNDEMASLQLNGGVKATEVNDGKWKESGLKEGFIITKIDKVDIVDLADLHLVLENKKGGILVEGITPTGDPGVLGVDW; this comes from the coding sequence ATGAATTCAAGATCTCTTTTTATAATCGTATTGGCTTCAAGTATGATTGGCGCTATGCTATCCGCAGCCATTGTATTGACCTATGTTCAAAACAATCAGAGCTATAATTACTCGTCCATCTCAAACCGTCAGGACCAATTAGTTAGCAATGTTAGCTATTCTGATACTGCCTTCGCAATACCTCAAGGGCTTAATTTCGTTTCGGCAGCCAATAAGGTTACACAGTCTGTGGTACATATCAGATCGGTATATAGTGGTGGAGCTAGCAGCTTTAATGCATTAGAAGGTTTTTTTCGTGGACCTGCACAGTCTTCAGGTTCAGGTGTTATTTTAACTGATGATGGTTTTATTGTTACCAATAACCACGTTATAGATGATGCCAGTGAAATTGAAGTGGTTCTTCAGGATAACAGAAGCTATTTTGGGAAGCTAGTGGGTAAAGACCCAACTACTGATCTTGCCTTAATTAAAATTGAAGAAACTAACCTGCCGTATTTAAGCTACGGCAATTCAGATAATATTAAAACAGGAGAATGGGTATTAGCCGTAGGCAATCCTTTTGATTTAAATTCTACAGTTACTGCGGGTATTGTAAGTGCTAAAGCCAGGAATATAGGAATACTTAGAGATAGAAATAATTTACAAATTGAGTCATTTATACAAACCGATGCTGCAGTAAACCCAGGTAATAGTGGTGGTGCTCTAGTAAACTTAAAGGGAGAGTTAGTGGGGATTAATACTGCCATTGCAACACCTAATGGTAGTTATGCCGGTTATTCGTTTGCTGTACCAGTAACTCTGGTTAAAAAAGTAATGGACGACCTTCTGGAGTATGGAGAAGTGCAAAGAGGGTTATTAGGAATCCGAATTGGTGATGTAACGGCCCGTTTAGCTGAAGCCAGAGGCCTGGACGTTGTTAATGGCGTTTTTGTAAGTTATGTTAATGAAAACAGCTCTGCTGAAGAGGCAGGAATAGAACAAGGCGATGTGATCGTAGGCATCAATGAAATGGAGGTTACTAATGTCTCTGAATTACAGGAATTAGTAGCTCGTAATCGTCCGGGTGATGAAGTAAAAGTTACCTACATACGAGGAGGGGAACGTAAAAGCGTGAAAGCTATTCTTAGAAATACTTCCGGTACTACCGACCTGATTTCCAAAACCTATAACCCTGAATTAGGGGGTGCAGTATTTGAAGAATTAAATAATGATGAAATGGCCTCGTTACAGCTTAATGGAGGCGTGAAAGCCACCGAAGTGAATGACGGTAAATGGAAAGAGTCAGGATTAAAAGAAGGATTCATCATCACTAAAATTGACAAAGTAGATATTGTTGATTTGGCCGACTTACACTTGGTATTAGAAAATAAGAAAGGTGGAATTCTTGTAGAAGGTATTACACCCACTGGCGACCCGGGAGTTTTAGGTGTAGATTGGTAA
- a CDS encoding FAD-binding and (Fe-S)-binding domain-containing protein encodes MDVNRLNQLRNSLEGEIVWDNVSKTIYATDASAYREIPAAVAFPKSVADLKHLIRFAKENNTSLIPRTAGTSLAGQVVGNGIIVDVSKHFTQIVELNEGEKWVRVQPGVIRDELNMFLKPSGFLFGPETSTANRAMIGGMIGNNSCGSNSVIYGSTRDHLISAKVLLSDASEIELKALTKEEFEAKCTLSTLEGDIYRNIKAILSDQTNRERIEREYPKKSIKRRNTGYAIDLLGDTCPFIETKELFNFCTLLAGSEGTLAFITEAKLNIDPLPPKHKALVCAHFESVYESLKGNLIALKYNPSASELMDHYILERTKDNISQKENRFFVKDDPKAILVVELFSDSEKELEEACKNLIGDLKSENLGYHYPVVSGDDIKKVWELRKAGLGLLSNMPGDAKPAPVIEDTAVDVNDLPEYINEFNETLKKYNLFCVHYAHAGSGELHLRPILNLKTEEGNRLFRTVLEEIATLVKKYKGSLSGEHGDGRLRGEFIPFMIGKENYELLKSIKKAWDPDHIFNPGKIVDTPSMNTSLRFKPGQETKQFKTVLNFEDTQGYLRAAEQCNGSGDCRKTHLSGGTMCPSYMATKNEKDTTRARANVLREVLTNSTKNNPFDSSEIKEVMDLCLSCKGCKSECPSNVDVGKLKAEFQHQYYQNNGVPFRTKMIGNFSKLNKLASIMPWGYSLAMNSPLSNLIKPLIGFHPKRSMPKLATKTLRKWYNREFNKLPAIENKKGSLYLFCDEFTNYNDAEIGIITVKLLHTLGYEVRLIDHPESGRSYLSKGMLTEAKRLAIEQVHLFSELVSEAVPLVGIEPSAILSFRDEYPNLVDKELVTKSKSLAKNVYTFEEFLAKELAKGNISSAQFTTEDRLIKLHGHCHQKALSSLVPSKKILSLPKNYKVELIPSGCCGMAGSFGYEKEHYDVSMQIGELVLFPTIRNQPENVLITAAGTSCRHQIKDGVNRKALHPAEILYNALL; translated from the coding sequence ATGGATGTAAATCGTCTAAATCAGTTAAGAAACAGCCTTGAGGGAGAAATAGTTTGGGATAACGTATCTAAAACTATTTATGCTACGGATGCCTCGGCCTACCGGGAGATTCCTGCTGCAGTTGCATTTCCAAAATCAGTAGCTGATTTAAAGCATTTGATACGTTTTGCTAAAGAAAATAATACTTCTTTAATTCCCAGAACGGCAGGCACTTCACTCGCTGGTCAGGTTGTGGGAAACGGAATTATTGTAGATGTCTCAAAACACTTTACCCAAATAGTTGAATTGAACGAAGGTGAGAAATGGGTGCGCGTTCAACCTGGAGTTATTCGCGATGAACTAAATATGTTTTTGAAACCTTCGGGCTTCTTATTTGGCCCAGAAACCTCTACCGCTAACAGGGCAATGATTGGTGGTATGATTGGCAACAACTCCTGTGGCTCCAATTCAGTAATATATGGTAGCACACGAGATCATTTAATTTCAGCGAAGGTTCTTCTATCAGATGCGTCTGAAATAGAATTAAAGGCGCTTACTAAAGAAGAGTTTGAAGCTAAATGCACTTTGTCAACACTAGAGGGTGATATCTATCGAAACATCAAAGCAATATTATCCGACCAAACCAATAGAGAAAGGATTGAAAGAGAATATCCAAAAAAGTCAATAAAAAGAAGAAACACTGGCTATGCTATTGATTTATTGGGTGACACCTGTCCATTTATAGAAACCAAAGAACTATTTAATTTCTGTACGCTACTTGCAGGATCTGAAGGAACACTTGCGTTTATCACTGAGGCTAAGTTGAACATCGATCCTTTACCGCCTAAACATAAGGCACTGGTTTGTGCACATTTCGAATCTGTTTACGAATCTCTCAAAGGCAATTTGATAGCGCTCAAATACAATCCATCTGCATCAGAATTGATGGATCATTACATATTAGAGCGCACCAAGGATAACATCAGCCAAAAAGAAAATCGCTTTTTTGTTAAGGATGATCCAAAAGCAATATTAGTAGTTGAGCTTTTTTCAGATAGTGAAAAGGAGCTGGAAGAAGCTTGTAAAAATTTAATTGGCGATCTCAAAAGTGAAAATTTAGGCTACCATTATCCAGTGGTGAGTGGTGATGATATAAAAAAGGTTTGGGAGCTCAGAAAAGCAGGGCTAGGACTTTTAAGTAATATGCCCGGTGATGCAAAGCCCGCTCCGGTAATTGAAGATACCGCTGTTGATGTGAATGACCTGCCGGAATATATTAATGAGTTTAATGAAACGCTAAAAAAATACAACCTCTTCTGTGTGCATTATGCCCATGCAGGCTCGGGCGAACTTCATTTAAGACCTATTCTAAATCTTAAAACTGAAGAAGGTAATCGGCTTTTTAGAACCGTGTTGGAAGAGATTGCTACGCTCGTAAAAAAGTATAAAGGGTCTTTAAGTGGTGAGCATGGTGATGGCCGTTTGCGCGGTGAGTTTATTCCTTTTATGATTGGTAAGGAGAATTATGAACTTCTTAAATCAATAAAAAAGGCATGGGATCCTGATCATATTTTTAATCCGGGTAAAATTGTTGATACGCCTTCAATGAATACAAGCCTGAGGTTTAAGCCAGGCCAAGAAACAAAGCAATTTAAGACAGTTCTAAACTTTGAAGATACGCAAGGTTACTTGCGGGCAGCTGAGCAGTGTAATGGTTCTGGAGATTGTAGAAAAACGCATTTAAGTGGTGGTACGATGTGCCCCTCTTACATGGCCACTAAAAATGAAAAAGACACCACAAGAGCGCGGGCAAATGTTCTTCGAGAAGTTCTCACCAACTCTACAAAGAACAATCCTTTTGATAGCAGCGAAATAAAAGAGGTAATGGACTTATGTCTATCGTGTAAAGGATGTAAATCTGAGTGCCCATCCAATGTTGATGTAGGTAAACTAAAGGCCGAGTTTCAACATCAATACTATCAGAATAATGGTGTGCCTTTCAGAACAAAAATGATTGGTAATTTCTCTAAACTGAATAAACTGGCCTCAATCATGCCATGGGGTTATTCATTGGCAATGAACTCGCCATTGTCTAACCTAATTAAGCCATTAATCGGGTTTCATCCCAAACGGAGCATGCCAAAACTGGCCACCAAAACATTGAGAAAATGGTATAACAGAGAGTTTAATAAACTACCAGCCATTGAAAACAAAAAAGGTAGTTTGTATTTATTCTGCGATGAATTTACCAATTACAATGATGCTGAAATAGGTATTATAACAGTTAAGCTGCTTCATACACTTGGATATGAAGTGCGTCTCATCGATCACCCGGAAAGTGGTCGTTCGTACCTTTCAAAAGGTATGTTAACAGAAGCCAAAAGATTGGCCATCGAGCAGGTTCATTTATTTAGTGAGTTAGTTAGTGAGGCAGTTCCATTGGTTGGAATTGAACCTTCTGCTATCCTCTCTTTTAGAGACGAGTACCCAAATTTAGTAGACAAAGAATTAGTGACTAAATCCAAATCGCTCGCAAAGAACGTTTATACGTTTGAAGAGTTTTTAGCTAAAGAATTGGCAAAAGGAAATATCAGTTCAGCGCAGTTTACTACTGAAGATCGTCTCATTAAACTTCATGGCCATTGTCATCAAAAGGCTCTTTCTTCATTGGTACCTAGTAAAAAGATACTTTCGCTGCCCAAGAATTACAAGGTAGAGTTAATTCCGTCTGGCTGTTGTGGTATGGCAGGTTCGTTTGGTTATGAAAAGGAGCACTATGATGTTTCCATGCAAATCGGGGAGTTAGTGTTATTCCCAACCATCAGAAATCAGCCAGAAAATGTGCTCATTACCGCAGCTGGCACTAGCTGTAGACATCAGATAAAAGATGGAGTGAACCGGAAGGCCTTACATCCTGCTGAAATATTGTATAATGCATTGTTATGA
- a CDS encoding response regulator: MSKKFHSVMLIDDNEIDNLINQKMIEASDIAEHIYTHTGAKSAIEFLKNISKLPEVSMSVLPEVIFLDIDMPLMDGFQFLDEFEKLSDQTRSKCKIVMLTSSINPQDVNKSKKYSYVKKYINKPLSQENLEKLDI; encoded by the coding sequence ATGTCTAAAAAATTTCACTCAGTAATGCTAATAGATGATAATGAGATCGATAATCTCATTAATCAAAAAATGATCGAAGCTTCGGACATTGCAGAGCATATTTACACGCATACAGGTGCCAAAAGCGCCATTGAATTTCTTAAAAATATCAGTAAGCTGCCCGAGGTTTCAATGAGTGTGTTACCAGAAGTGATTTTTCTTGATATTGATATGCCTCTGATGGACGGTTTTCAATTTTTAGATGAGTTTGAAAAACTTTCTGACCAAACCCGAAGCAAGTGTAAGATTGTGATGCTCACCTCTTCCATCAACCCACAGGACGTAAATAAATCGAAGAAATACTCTTACGTTAAGAAGTATATTAACAAGCCGCTATCGCAGGAGAATCTGGAAAAACTGGATATTTAA
- a CDS encoding ATP-binding protein: MITRTITPEIRKRLADKKAIIILGPRQTGKTTLIREVLKTEGAYLFLNGDDSLVREELENANTEKIRQLLGQFKIVFIDEAQRIENIGLALKIITDQFNDVRLIVSGSSALELNQKINEPLTGRKWEYKLFPISWQEFQNHYGYLAAKQQLELRLIYGMYPDVINAHANGEEKEVLQQLATSYLYKDVLTIGGLRKPDIIVKLLQALAYQLGNEISYNELANMLQIDKNTVSHYLDILEKTFVIFRLTSFSRNPRKEISTSKKIYFYDNGIRNSLISNFSALTFRRDKGALWENFLISERMKLNHYYHSYANTFFWRTKQQQEIDYLEDSEGVLKAYEFKYSSNSKAKVPLTFTRLYPDAAFEVVNPDNFLSFIMPNV, from the coding sequence ATGATTACTAGGACAATAACACCTGAGATAAGAAAAAGACTTGCGGATAAGAAAGCAATTATAATACTGGGGCCACGCCAAACAGGGAAAACCACACTTATCAGAGAGGTATTAAAAACTGAAGGTGCTTATTTATTTTTAAATGGGGATGATAGTTTAGTAAGAGAAGAACTCGAAAATGCCAATACAGAAAAAATACGCCAACTTCTGGGGCAATTTAAAATCGTGTTTATTGATGAAGCCCAACGCATTGAAAATATAGGTCTTGCCTTAAAAATTATAACCGACCAATTTAATGATGTGCGCCTAATAGTAAGCGGTTCATCGGCATTGGAACTTAACCAAAAAATAAATGAACCATTAACAGGACGAAAATGGGAATACAAGTTATTCCCTATTTCTTGGCAGGAATTTCAAAATCATTATGGCTATCTAGCGGCCAAACAACAACTAGAGTTACGATTAATATACGGCATGTACCCTGATGTGATAAACGCTCATGCCAATGGTGAAGAAAAAGAGGTACTCCAACAACTTGCTACCAGCTATTTATACAAAGATGTTTTAACTATAGGAGGCCTACGAAAACCAGATATAATCGTGAAGCTTTTACAAGCCCTCGCCTACCAACTGGGCAATGAAATATCGTACAACGAGCTCGCCAATATGTTGCAAATAGACAAGAATACCGTAAGCCACTATTTAGATATATTGGAAAAAACTTTCGTGATTTTTAGGCTGACATCTTTTAGCCGAAACCCCAGAAAAGAGATCTCCACCTCAAAGAAAATTTACTTTTACGACAATGGAATACGAAATAGCTTAATTTCAAATTTCTCTGCATTAACCTTTAGACGAGACAAAGGTGCATTATGGGAGAATTTCCTGATAAGTGAAAGGATGAAGTTAAACCATTACTACCACAGCTACGCCAATACTTTTTTCTGGCGAACTAAACAACAGCAAGAAATTGATTATTTGGAAGACAGTGAAGGTGTGCTAAAGGCCTATGAATTTAAATATTCTTCTAATAGCAAGGCGAAAGTACCATTAACATTTACACGATTATATCCAGATGCCGCGTTTGAGGTTGTAAATCCTGATAACTTTTTATCATTTATAATGCCAAATGTCTAA
- the amaB gene encoding L-piperidine-6-carboxylate dehydrogenase translates to MSNKFGIAEALKALEIKDINSGTSTGSNWLANKGEEIASYSPVDGALIGKVVATTPEQYEEVVSKAAEAFKSWRLIPAPKRGEVVRQIGEELRKYKEPLGKLVSYEMGKSYQEGLGEVQEMIDICDFAVGLSRQLHGLTMHSERPSHRMYEQYHPLGIVGIISAFNFPVAVWSWNTMLAWVCGDVCIWKPSEKTPLCSIACQNIINKVFAKNDVPEGVSCIVNGDYQIGELMSNDKRVPLVSATGSTRMGKKVGAAVGARLGRALLELGGNNAIIITENADLDVAITGALFGAVGTCGQRCTSTRRLIIHESKFEEVKNKLTNAYGQLRIGNPLDEKNHVGPLIDKDAVKMYEHAIEEIKKQGGSILVEGGVLTGEGYESGCYVKPVIAEASNDLQIVQHETFAPILYLMKYSTIDEAIEIQNGVVQGLSSAIMTTNMREAESFLSHAGSDCGIANVNIGTSGAEIGGAFGGEKETGGGRESGSDAWKVYMRRQTNTINYGKDLPLAQGIKFDL, encoded by the coding sequence ATGAGTAACAAATTTGGTATTGCTGAAGCCCTAAAGGCCCTAGAAATAAAAGACATTAATTCAGGTACATCCACCGGGTCAAACTGGTTGGCAAATAAAGGAGAAGAGATTGCCTCTTACTCTCCTGTTGATGGTGCATTGATCGGAAAAGTAGTGGCAACTACTCCTGAACAATACGAAGAAGTTGTAAGTAAAGCAGCCGAGGCGTTTAAATCATGGAGGTTAATACCTGCACCAAAGAGAGGTGAAGTAGTTCGCCAGATTGGTGAAGAATTAAGAAAATATAAAGAGCCATTAGGAAAGTTAGTTTCCTATGAAATGGGTAAATCGTATCAGGAAGGCTTAGGAGAAGTTCAGGAAATGATAGACATCTGTGATTTTGCTGTGGGTTTATCCCGTCAGCTTCACGGACTTACCATGCACTCTGAAAGACCAAGCCATAGAATGTATGAGCAATATCACCCATTAGGAATCGTGGGTATAATCTCAGCATTCAATTTCCCTGTAGCCGTATGGTCTTGGAATACGATGCTGGCCTGGGTTTGTGGTGATGTTTGTATCTGGAAGCCCTCTGAAAAAACTCCATTGTGTAGTATCGCTTGTCAAAATATCATTAACAAAGTATTTGCTAAGAATGATGTGCCAGAAGGCGTTTCATGCATAGTAAATGGCGATTATCAAATAGGCGAACTCATGTCAAATGACAAAAGAGTTCCTTTGGTATCAGCTACTGGCTCAACAAGAATGGGTAAGAAAGTAGGCGCAGCCGTAGGTGCTCGTTTAGGAAGAGCTTTACTAGAGCTTGGTGGCAATAATGCAATCATCATCACAGAAAATGCTGATTTAGATGTAGCTATCACCGGAGCATTATTTGGTGCTGTTGGTACGTGTGGTCAGAGATGTACTTCTACCAGAAGATTGATCATCCACGAAAGTAAATTTGAAGAAGTTAAAAATAAATTAACCAACGCTTACGGACAGTTAAGAATCGGTAATCCATTGGATGAAAAGAACCATGTAGGCCCACTTATCGATAAGGATGCTGTTAAAATGTATGAGCATGCCATTGAAGAAATTAAGAAACAGGGCGGATCTATTTTAGTAGAAGGTGGTGTGCTAACTGGCGAAGGCTATGAGTCAGGTTGCTATGTAAAACCAGTAATTGCAGAAGCTTCTAACGATTTGCAAATCGTACAGCATGAGACATTTGCTCCCATTCTGTACTTAATGAAATACAGCACAATCGATGAGGCCATTGAAATTCAAAACGGTGTGGTGCAAGGTTTATCTTCAGCTATTATGACAACCAATATGCGCGAAGCTGAGAGCTTCTTATCTCACGCAGGCTCTGACTGTGGAATAGCCAATGTAAACATCGGAACATCAGGTGCTGAAATTGGTGGTGCATTTGGTGGTGAAAAAGAAACTGGTGGTGGACGCGAGTCTGGATCAGATGCGTGGAAAGTGTATATGCGTAGACAAACCAATACGATCAATTATGGAAAAGACCTGCCATTAGCGCAAGGAATTAAGTTCGATCTGTAA
- a CDS encoding C40 family peptidase, producing MKLRFIAFALLALVLASCGAAKKARIREQKINTVISTARSYTGTPYRWGGTSRSGIDCSGLLCNSFRAVDYELPRTSDAQSKVGKKVKEKDLRPGDLVFFATGKRKRKITHVGLVTYSRKGTVKFIHSSSSLGVVENSLSSDYYKKRFRTARRPF from the coding sequence ATGAAACTTAGGTTCATTGCATTTGCATTATTAGCCCTTGTTTTAGCATCATGCGGGGCGGCAAAAAAGGCTCGAATTCGAGAGCAAAAGATTAACACCGTTATTTCTACAGCCAGAAGTTATACCGGCACTCCATATCGGTGGGGCGGCACTTCAAGGTCTGGAATAGATTGTTCAGGACTGCTGTGTAATTCATTTCGGGCGGTGGACTACGAACTTCCAAGAACGTCAGACGCTCAAAGTAAGGTAGGGAAAAAGGTAAAGGAGAAAGACTTGCGACCAGGGGATTTGGTATTTTTCGCCACTGGAAAGCGTAAAAGAAAGATTACACATGTTGGACTGGTTACTTACTCGCGCAAAGGCACGGTAAAGTTCATACACAGCTCAAGTTCATTGGGCGTAGTTGAAAACAGTTTGAGTAGCGATTACTATAAAAAAAGATTTCGAACTGCAAGGCGACCTTTTTAA